One Drechmeria coniospora strain ARSEF 6962 chromosome 01, whole genome shotgun sequence genomic region harbors:
- a CDS encoding vacuolar protein sorting-associated protein VPS4, translated as MSTNFRDRAIAEVQKAIAADHNKEYQQAFDLYMSSMELWVKALKWEKNKALKATMQEKMATYLDRAEKLKQFLQSENESNANGGKSLMGVNGSSGGKAKGSADDDDSKKLRNALEGAILQERPNVRWEDIAGLEGAKDTLKEAVVLPIKFPSLFQGKRQAWKGILLYGPPGTGKSYLAKAVATEANSTFFSISSSDLVSKWMGESERLVKLLFSMARENKPSVIFIDEIDALCGPRGEGESEASRRIKTEILVQMDGVGNDSKGILVLGATNIPWQLDAAIRRRFQRRVHIGLPDINGRARMFKLAIGDTDTALQSSDYNVLAAKSDGFSGSDITNVVQQALMRPVRKILQATHFKPVMKDGKRMLTPCSPGDADRMEMTYDDVNSDELLAPDVMLKDFELALDDSHPTVSKDDIEKQIDWTNEFGSEGA; from the exons ATGTCGACCAACTTCCGAGACCGGGCCATCGCCGAGGTCCAGAAGGCCATCGCGGCGGATCACAACAAGGAGTACCAGCAAGCGTTCGACCTCTACatgtcgtcgatggagcTCTGGGTCAAGGCGCTGAAGTGGGAAAAGAACAAGGCGCTCAAGGCCACGATGCAGGAGAAGATGGCGACCTACCTCGACCGTGCCGAGAAGCTCAAGCAATTCCTGCAGTCGGAAAACGAAAGCAacgccaacggcggcaagtCTCTCATGGGCGTCAATGGGTCGAGCGGAGGCAAGGCCAAgggctcggccgacgacgacgacagcaagAAGCTACGAAACGCGCTCGAGGGTGCCATTCTGCAAGAGAGGCCCAACGTGCGGTGGGAGGACATTGCCGGTCTGGAAGGTGCCAAGGACACGTTGAAGGAGGCCGTCGTGCTACCCATCAAGTTCCCTAGCCTGTTCCAGGGGAAACGACAAGCATGGAAGGGCATATTGCTCTACGGACCGCCTGGCACGGGTAAGAGTTAcctcgccaaggccgtcgcGACGGAAGCGAACAGCACATTTTTCAGCATCAGCAGTTCAGACCTCGTGAGCAAGTGGATGGGTGAAAGTGAACG CCTCGTCAAGCTGCTCTTCTCCATGGCGCGGGAGAACAAGCCTTCGGTGATATTCATTGACGAAATCGATGCGCTCTGCGGCCCccgcggcgaaggcgagtCCGAGGCCTCACGCCGCATCAAGACGGAGATTCTCGTTCAGatggacggcgtcggcaacgACAGCAAGGGGATACTCGTGCTCGGCGCAACCAACATTCCGtggcagctcgacgccgccatccgCCGACGCTTCCAACGGCGCGTCCACATCGGATTGCCCGACATCAACGGCCGGGCGAGGATGTTCaagctcgccatcggcgacaCCGACACGGCCCTGCAATCGAGCGACTACAACGTCTTGGCCGCCAAGTCCGATGGCTTCTCCGGAAGCGACATCACGAACGTCGTGCAGCAGGCACTGATGCGGCCGGTGCGGAAGATCCTGCAAGCCACGCACTTCAAGCCG GTCATGAAAGACGGGAAGCGAATGTTGACCCCTTGCTCGCCGGGCGATGCCGACAGGATGGAAATGACATACGACGATGTCAACTCGGACGAGCTGCTTGCTCCGGACGTGATGCTGAAAGATTTCGAGCTCGCGCTGGATGACTCGCATCCGACGGTGTCGAAAGACGACATCGAGAAGCAGATCGATTGGACGAACGAGTTTGGCAGCGAAGGCGCTTGA